The following coding sequences are from one Leptolyngbya sp. NIES-3755 window:
- a CDS encoding hypothetical protein (similar to AA sequence:cyanobase_aa:Cyan7425_5027) — MSPYLEACCLRASATVSYARAERDIAVYTGMRVSAKTQQRLVQRQPWEELEPEAPEPILEISIDGGNVKLTSGTQDEPDWRQYKAVRINGKGESRAWFQDNEALVATVSARPMAEVVVCLGDGHDGIWNLHQQIVALSEQRIEILDWYHLKENLFKLSSDEIDREQIEAQLWKGDVSAALAQLAACPSDEAERFCNYLLKHQHRIVNYDYYAAEELCSIGSGAVESLVKQIDQRLQIVGGRWKAEHIPKVLAQRCAYLNEQLNPTTSILSRR, encoded by the coding sequence ATGAGTCCTTACTTGGAAGCGTGCTGTTTGAGAGCGAGTGCAACGGTTTCCTATGCCCGCGCAGAACGAGACATCGCGGTGTATACAGGAATGCGCGTCAGCGCCAAAACGCAACAACGATTAGTCCAGCGACAACCGTGGGAAGAACTTGAACCCGAAGCGCCAGAGCCGATTCTGGAAATCAGTATTGATGGCGGCAATGTGAAGTTAACCAGTGGCACTCAAGACGAACCGGACTGGCGACAGTACAAAGCCGTTCGCATCAATGGCAAGGGAGAAAGTCGAGCTTGGTTTCAGGACAATGAGGCATTGGTCGCAACAGTGAGCGCGCGTCCGATGGCAGAGGTCGTTGTCTGTCTGGGCGATGGACACGACGGCATCTGGAACTTGCATCAGCAGATCGTCGCGTTGAGCGAGCAACGGATTGAGATTCTCGATTGGTATCATCTCAAGGAGAACTTGTTCAAGTTATCGAGCGACGAAATCGACCGAGAACAGATAGAAGCTCAGTTATGGAAAGGAGATGTGAGCGCTGCTCTAGCCCAATTAGCGGCGTGTCCCTCCGATGAGGCAGAGCGGTTTTGCAACTATCTGCTGAAGCATCAACATCGGATTGTGAACTACGACTACTACGCGGCTGAGGAGCTATGTTCGATTGGGTCAGGAGCCGTGGAATCGTTGGTCAAACAAATTGATCAACGGTTGCAGATTGTTGGAGGTCGGTGGAAAGCGGAGCATATTCCGAAAGTGCTGGCACAACGCTGTGCTTATCTCAATGAGCAACTGAATCCCACGACATCTATTCTCTCAAGAAGGTGA
- a CDS encoding unknown protein (similar to AA sequence:cyanobase_aa:asl7669): protein MTPEDQQALNAHVQAIAKILYNDADKSQITNLAEIEAMVRTQVQQHVTPGLGSFLSQQLPPQLKATRDG, encoded by the coding sequence ATGACTCCTGAAGACCAACAAGCGCTGAATGCCCATGTTCAAGCGATTGCAAAAATCTTGTACAACGATGCTGACAAAAGCCAGATAACGAATTTGGCAGAAATCGAAGCGATGGTGCGAACTCAAGTGCAACAGCACGTCACACCAGGATTAGGGAGTTTTTTATCACAGCAGTTACCGCCACAACTGAAGGCTACCCGCGACGGTTGA
- a CDS encoding cyclic nucleotide-binding protein (similar to AA sequence:cyanobase_aa:Npun_R1805), translating into MAEVLLKELSNSDIDWLLATGRREEIAAGTVLLRQGEPVDAGACHLLRRKMRIKETDS; encoded by the coding sequence ATGGCAGAAGTCCTACTTAAGGAACTCAGTAACAGTGACATTGATTGGTTGCTCGCAACAGGTCGCAGAGAAGAAATTGCCGCAGGTACTGTTCTTCTGCGTCAAGGAGAACCCGTTGATGCGGGAGCGTGTCACCTTCTGAGGAGAAAAATGAGAATAAAGGAAACCGATTCCTGA
- a CDS encoding hypothetical protein (similar to AA sequence:cyanobase_aa:Npun_R1807) — protein MSDETPIEGAIELSDEDLDEVSGGFNLRITAARFHQSNISISRSSNAGARCGGSQSTFEAQEIESAALQITITDATTDDLEILSGLFGNASAIEGSD, from the coding sequence ATGAGCGACGAGACTCCGATTGAAGGTGCGATCGAGCTATCCGATGAGGATTTAGACGAAGTATCCGGGGGATTTAACCTCCGAATTACCGCAGCCCGATTTCACCAATCTAATATTTCTATCAGTCGATCCTCGAATGCGGGTGCAAGGTGTGGGGGATCACAAAGTACATTTGAAGCTCAAGAAATTGAGTCGGCTGCGCTCCAGATTACGATTACCGATGCAACAACCGACGATCTTGAAATTCTAAGTGGATTGTTTGGAAATGCAAGCGCGATCGAAGGTTCTGACTGA
- a CDS encoding sensor protein (similar to AA sequence:cyanobase_aa:Npun_F1815), with product MLKTSKLATKFTLLLSLVFVSAIVLSGLVLSRALEKRAEGDISYRGQLISEMINSVRYYTGERVAPLLMPLVETQSTFVPEVIPSFSAREVFENLRKNSEYKDYFYKDAFLDPTNLRDKADEFESEIIDRFRNNPNLKSVSNFRDSFGERLFYTARPFVLKNQACLRCHSTPEVAPKSHLASYGSENGFNWKLNEVLGTQIIYVPASQVLENARQASVLFIGIFVAIFAIVILLINYLLKRNVIQPIKPLAQIAQKISADEMTGAEAEEFERKKLAPIAKRNDELGQLGRVFQGMVREIHAREQQLRQQLQKLSLEIDEAKRSRQVAEITESDTFQQLKQEAKELRSKRDATNSNS from the coding sequence ATGTTAAAAACTTCTAAGCTGGCAACCAAATTTACTTTACTGTTATCGCTTGTGTTTGTGAGTGCGATCGTTCTGAGTGGCTTAGTGTTATCTCGTGCGCTTGAGAAACGAGCCGAAGGAGATATCAGTTATCGCGGTCAATTGATTTCGGAGATGATTAACTCAGTCAGGTACTATACGGGAGAGCGAGTTGCTCCGCTGTTGATGCCCCTAGTTGAAACACAATCAACGTTCGTACCTGAAGTCATTCCTAGTTTTTCGGCTAGAGAAGTCTTTGAGAACTTACGCAAAAACAGCGAGTACAAAGACTATTTTTACAAAGATGCGTTTCTCGATCCAACCAATCTACGAGACAAAGCGGACGAGTTTGAATCGGAGATTATCGATCGCTTTCGCAACAATCCAAACCTGAAATCAGTGTCTAATTTCCGTGATTCATTCGGAGAGCGGCTATTCTATACAGCTCGTCCATTTGTGCTGAAAAATCAAGCTTGTCTTCGCTGTCATAGTACACCTGAAGTAGCTCCAAAAAGTCATCTTGCAAGTTATGGCTCAGAAAATGGCTTTAATTGGAAACTCAACGAGGTGCTTGGCACTCAGATTATCTATGTTCCAGCAAGTCAGGTTCTAGAAAATGCACGTCAAGCTTCTGTATTGTTTATTGGCATCTTCGTTGCTATTTTTGCGATCGTCATTTTGCTGATTAACTATCTATTGAAGCGAAATGTGATCCAGCCGATCAAGCCACTCGCTCAGATTGCTCAAAAGATTAGTGCTGATGAAATGACCGGAGCGGAAGCAGAAGAGTTTGAGCGCAAAAAATTAGCGCCGATCGCGAAACGCAATGATGAGCTAGGACAATTAGGGCGCGTCTTTCAAGGAATGGTACGAGAAATTCATGCACGTGAACAACAATTAAGGCAGCAATTACAGAAACTAAGTCTTGAAATCGATGAAGCAAAGCGATCGCGTCAAGTGGCTGAAATTACTGAAAGCGATACCTTCCAACAGTTAAAGCAAGAAGCAAAAGAACTCAGAAGCAAACGAGATGCCACAAACTCGAATTCTTAA
- a CDS encoding cobyrinic acid a,c-diamide synthase (similar to AA sequence:cyanobase_aa:Npun_F1816), translating into MSEIISVHSFRGGTGKSNVTSNLATIIARSGKRVGIVDTDIQSPGIHILFGLDEDRITYTLNDYLWGRCRVEEAAYDVSPILRQKQRLFGKLGSIHLVPSSIKTGEISRILREGYDARLLNDGLRNLIDRLKLDYLFIDTHPGINEETLLSVIMSDVLVVIMRPDSQDYQGTAVAVDVARKLEVPKMFVVVNKVLPSMDFKELRYRVQNSYNTTVAGVLPVCEEMFRLGSSDIFCLRHPDHPWSHEVNAIAKQIVGSNSKLFA; encoded by the coding sequence GTGTCTGAAATTATCTCTGTTCACTCTTTTCGTGGCGGAACTGGTAAATCGAATGTCACCAGTAATTTGGCGACAATCATTGCTCGTTCTGGTAAGCGTGTCGGTATTGTCGATACTGATATTCAATCGCCTGGAATTCACATTCTATTTGGGCTAGACGAAGATCGAATTACTTACACGCTGAATGACTATCTTTGGGGGCGTTGTCGCGTTGAAGAGGCGGCGTATGATGTCAGCCCGATTCTGAGACAGAAACAAAGATTGTTCGGTAAATTAGGCAGCATTCATCTGGTTCCTTCTAGCATTAAAACGGGCGAAATTTCGCGAATTCTGCGAGAAGGCTATGATGCTCGCTTGCTCAACGATGGACTACGAAATTTAATCGATCGATTAAAATTAGACTATCTGTTCATCGATACGCATCCTGGCATTAACGAAGAAACATTGCTATCTGTGATTATGTCTGATGTTCTTGTGGTTATTATGCGACCCGATAGCCAGGACTATCAAGGAACGGCAGTTGCGGTCGATGTAGCTCGTAAGCTAGAAGTGCCAAAGATGTTCGTTGTAGTGAATAAAGTTTTGCCATCAATGGACTTTAAGGAACTGCGCTATCGGGTGCAAAATTCTTACAACACAACCGTTGCAGGTGTTCTTCCAGTATGCGAAGAGATGTTTCGTCTGGGGAGCAGTGACATTTTTTGCTTGCGACATCCGGATCATCCTTGGTCACATGAAGTGAATGCGATCGCAAAACAAATCGTCGGCTCAAACTCGAAACTATTCGCTTAG
- a CDS encoding hypothetical protein (Cupin 2 conserved barrel domain protein;~similar to AA sequence:cyanobase_aa:Cyan7425_3461) encodes MDETTTDLTSNPEQAGIRIVHPDATTQTRQQLPYFVGISATTTGATGISMNIAVIPPGGTAEPHFHANYETAIYLLKGRVETRYGRGLKQTKIAEAGDFIFVPPGVPHQPRNLSADEPAYALVARNDPNEQENVVLYDPTLESEL; translated from the coding sequence ATGGACGAAACGACTACTGATCTAACGAGCAATCCAGAGCAAGCTGGCATTCGCATTGTTCATCCAGATGCGACAACCCAGACTCGTCAACAGTTACCTTACTTTGTGGGCATCTCTGCGACGACTACTGGAGCAACGGGCATCTCGATGAATATAGCGGTCATTCCGCCCGGTGGAACAGCTGAACCACACTTCCATGCGAACTATGAAACTGCGATTTATCTGCTTAAAGGTCGCGTCGAAACTCGTTATGGTCGAGGACTGAAGCAAACAAAGATCGCCGAAGCTGGAGATTTCATTTTTGTCCCGCCTGGGGTGCCCCATCAGCCGCGTAACTTGAGTGCAGATGAACCTGCTTATGCTTTAGTCGCTCGCAACGATCCAAACGAGCAGGAGAATGTTGTACTTTACGATCCGACTTTGGAAAGTGAGCTATGA
- a CDS encoding hypothetical protein (similar to AA sequence:cyanobase_aa:Npun_BF100) translates to MKKVAVFGNAGGGKSTLSKQLSEITGLPLHILDKLQYQPGGIEVPHEEYLRSHQLILEQEQWIIDGFGSINTLWTRLNAADTLVFVDLPLYVHTWWVTKRFLTSAIHPPEGYPENSPILKSALRSYRVLWLCHQRLTPKYREFVDQARITKQIYHLRSPKQIEQFLNEQKGGHHARNAN, encoded by the coding sequence ATGAAAAAGGTCGCAGTATTTGGCAATGCTGGAGGGGGTAAGTCAACTCTCAGCAAACAACTCTCGGAAATCACGGGATTGCCGCTTCACATCTTGGATAAACTGCAATATCAACCGGGAGGGATTGAGGTTCCTCACGAGGAGTATCTGCGATCGCATCAACTCATCTTAGAGCAAGAGCAATGGATCATTGATGGTTTTGGCTCGATCAACACGCTCTGGACAAGATTGAATGCCGCAGATACTTTAGTGTTTGTCGATCTGCCTCTCTATGTACATACCTGGTGGGTGACAAAACGATTTCTAACGAGCGCAATTCATCCACCAGAAGGCTATCCCGAAAATAGTCCAATCCTCAAAAGTGCGCTCCGCAGCTATCGAGTTCTTTGGCTCTGTCATCAGCGTCTGACCCCAAAATACCGGGAGTTTGTTGATCAAGCACGAATCACGAAACAGATTTACCATCTGCGATCGCCAAAACAAATTGAGCAATTTCTAAACGAGCAAAAAGGAGGACATCATGCCAGGAATGCTAATTGA
- a CDS encoding hypothetical protein (hypothetical protein L8106_02007;~similar to AA sequence:cyanobase_aa:LBDG_26190), protein MPGMLIEGKWTDEWKERNPNGQYNPKPTTFRNIVTMDGAGGFKAEAGRYHLYVALGCPWAHRTLIMRELKGLQQVVSVSIVDPIMGDQGWRFSDAPGTIPDPIYHAQHLQEIYLKADSNYTGRVTVPVLWDRQRQTIVNNESHEIMRMFDVEFAALATQNVDFYPRELQAQIDETIDAIVTSVSRRVYDAGFTTSQMVYEAAVTDIFEQLDRWEAVLGQQRYLCGNQLTEADIGFFTTLYRFDSVYYSHFKCNLRRIVDYPNLWNYLKALYQRPEFKVTCNLDHIKQGYYRSMPEINPSRIVPKGPILDFDEPVK, encoded by the coding sequence ATGCCAGGAATGCTAATTGAAGGCAAATGGACGGATGAATGGAAAGAGCGCAATCCCAATGGTCAGTACAATCCAAAGCCGACGACGTTTCGGAATATTGTCACAATGGATGGTGCAGGTGGATTTAAGGCAGAAGCCGGACGCTATCATCTCTATGTTGCTTTGGGCTGTCCGTGGGCGCATCGCACCCTGATTATGCGAGAACTCAAAGGATTACAGCAGGTGGTCTCTGTCTCGATCGTAGATCCAATCATGGGCGACCAAGGTTGGAGATTCTCGGATGCACCTGGAACGATTCCAGACCCTATCTATCATGCACAACATTTGCAAGAGATTTATCTGAAAGCCGACTCGAACTATACCGGGCGAGTCACGGTTCCAGTGCTATGGGATCGTCAACGGCAAACGATCGTCAACAATGAATCGCACGAAATTATGCGAATGTTTGATGTCGAATTTGCAGCACTGGCAACACAAAACGTTGATTTCTACCCACGCGAATTACAAGCTCAGATTGATGAAACGATTGATGCGATCGTAACCTCGGTCAGTCGGCGCGTCTATGATGCTGGCTTTACCACTTCTCAAATGGTTTACGAAGCAGCAGTCACAGATATTTTCGAGCAGTTAGATCGCTGGGAAGCTGTTCTGGGGCAACAGCGTTATCTGTGCGGGAACCAACTGACCGAAGCGGATATCGGCTTTTTTACAACTTTGTACCGTTTTGATTCAGTTTACTATAGTCACTTCAAATGCAACCTACGACGCATTGTGGACTATCCGAATCTCTGGAACTATCTCAAAGCACTTTATCAGCGTCCTGAGTTCAAAGTAACGTGCAATCTTGATCACATCAAGCAGGGTTATTATAGGAGTATGCCTGAGATTAATCCGAGTCGCATTGTGCCAAAAGGTCCAATTCTAGATTTTGATGAACCCGTGAAGTAA
- a CDS encoding glutathione S-transferase domain-containing protein (similar to AA sequence:cyanobase_aa:Npun_F6084), whose amino-acid sequence MLTLYHHPLSANSRRVWILLLEKNLPFELVALKLDGDQLQPKFLELNPFHQVPVLVDDGFRVVESLAILDYLEAKYPTPPMLPIAPQAVGVVRMVQLLTLTALRPALIPLTYQMLGTKTYEPQALETARQEVETVFKFFEQLLGKQRYFGGEALTLADITASTSVLTCHHLDISLQPFAKLQAWCERLLQRSAWQTTEPSAETIAAFKQARS is encoded by the coding sequence ATGTTAACCCTTTATCATCATCCGCTATCCGCTAACTCTCGGCGAGTTTGGATTCTGTTGCTAGAGAAGAATCTTCCCTTTGAGCTAGTTGCGCTCAAACTTGATGGCGATCAGTTACAGCCCAAATTTCTAGAGCTGAATCCCTTTCATCAGGTTCCTGTCCTTGTGGACGATGGATTTAGAGTGGTTGAATCTCTCGCCATTCTCGATTACCTAGAAGCAAAATATCCCACGCCTCCGATGCTACCGATCGCACCTCAAGCAGTGGGAGTCGTGCGGATGGTACAACTCTTGACCCTGACTGCTCTAAGACCTGCTCTCATACCCTTGACGTACCAGATGCTTGGCACGAAAACTTACGAACCTCAAGCGCTAGAGACTGCAAGACAAGAAGTAGAAACCGTGTTCAAGTTCTTTGAACAATTGTTAGGCAAACAGCGTTACTTTGGCGGTGAAGCATTAACACTCGCAGACATTACAGCGAGTACGTCTGTTCTGACCTGTCATCATCTTGACATTTCATTGCAACCCTTTGCAAAGCTACAAGCTTGGTGTGAACGACTGCTCCAACGTTCAGCATGGCAGACCACAGAGCCAAGTGCAGAAACTATTGCCGCATTCAAACAAGCCCGGAGTTGA
- a CDS encoding glyoxalase family protein (similar to AA sequence:cyanobase_aa:AM1_3149) produces the protein MNSNFDVGLTHIALPVSDVDRSTVFYAQYAGMQVIHRRVDAATGVTVVWLCDRTRPFLIVLIQTPSVQTVLAPLAHLGVGCQSRELIDTLCEQARQAGILVQEPQDSGYPIGYWAFLRDPDGHTLELSYGQEIGLTVEAL, from the coding sequence ATGAATTCTAATTTTGATGTTGGACTAACACATATCGCGCTGCCCGTGTCGGATGTCGATCGCAGTACTGTGTTCTATGCTCAATACGCTGGAATGCAGGTCATTCATCGTCGCGTTGATGCAGCAACTGGAGTAACAGTCGTTTGGTTATGCGATCGCACTCGTCCCTTCCTAATTGTTCTGATTCAGACTCCCTCAGTTCAAACCGTATTAGCTCCACTGGCTCATCTTGGAGTCGGATGCCAAAGTCGAGAATTGATAGATACATTGTGTGAGCAGGCGCGTCAGGCAGGTATTTTGGTGCAAGAACCCCAAGATTCTGGGTATCCCATTGGCTATTGGGCTTTTTTGCGCGATCCAGATGGTCATACACTGGAACTTTCCTACGGGCAAGAAATCGGATTAACAGTAGAAGCGCTTTAA
- a CDS encoding GCN5-related N-acetyltransferase (similar to AA sequence:cyanobase_aa:Cyan7425_4991) gives MSDIIEFSTERLYLRQWRNSDREPFAQMSADPRVMEYFPALLDRDASDALVDRIEAKIRAQGWGWWAVELRETQEFIGFVGLNRPEITFPFSPCVEVGWRLAFPHWGKGYASEAAREALRIGFEVLDFDEIVSFTSIHNQRSRSVMERLKMRKMPETFLHPKLPPDHPLAEHCLYLIHQSYEYGAE, from the coding sequence ATGTCAGATATCATTGAATTTAGTACAGAACGACTCTATCTTCGGCAATGGCGCAACAGTGACCGTGAACCTTTCGCTCAAATGAGCGCCGATCCGCGAGTGATGGAATATTTTCCAGCTTTGCTCGATCGAGACGCGAGTGATGCTTTAGTCGATCGAATTGAAGCAAAGATTCGTGCTCAGGGTTGGGGATGGTGGGCGGTTGAACTACGGGAGACTCAGGAATTTATTGGGTTTGTAGGATTGAATCGACCTGAGATTACGTTTCCTTTTTCTCCCTGTGTGGAAGTCGGTTGGCGACTGGCATTTCCTCATTGGGGCAAGGGCTATGCCTCTGAAGCCGCGAGAGAAGCGTTACGCATTGGGTTTGAAGTTCTTGATTTCGATGAAATCGTTTCTTTTACTAGCATTCACAATCAGCGATCGCGTTCTGTGATGGAGCGGTTGAAGATGCGTAAGATGCCCGAAACTTTTCTGCATCCAAAACTCCCGCCAGATCACCCGCTAGCCGAGCATTGTCTCTACTTGATTCACCAATCCTATGAGTACGGAGCCGAATAA
- a CDS encoding putative tautomerase (ab initio prediction:Prodigal:2.6;~similar to AA sequence:UniProtKB:O25581), with protein sequence MPLLNVKLIEGVFTSAQKQEMIRKLTDAMVSIEGENLRSVTWVVIEEVKSGDWGIGGNALTVDDVKAIADGGVKA encoded by the coding sequence ATGCCACTATTAAATGTCAAGCTGATTGAAGGTGTGTTCACATCAGCGCAAAAGCAAGAGATGATTCGTAAGCTTACAGATGCAATGGTATCAATCGAAGGGGAGAATCTGCGCTCAGTCACCTGGGTCGTGATCGAAGAAGTCAAGAGTGGTGACTGGGGAATTGGTGGTAATGCTCTCACAGTGGACGATGTGAAAGCGATTGCAGATGGCGGTGTGAAAGCCTGA
- a CDS encoding ABC-type phosphate/phosphonate transport system periplasmic component-like protein (similar to AA sequence:cyanobase_aa:LBDG_35710) — MKISRRLFLSLILLSACTAKSGSNSDSKSLSIGVVSYEEGSKTLEQYDRFKRYLSEKMQALIELEPALNENKALDRVQNRAWSLIFAPPGLAAIAISQYQYAPLFPLIGVQNRRSMLVVREDSPIQQISEVSGKTLALGNPGSATGFYFPLFNLYGLTLAELIFSATPKAVLDAVVQEKADVGALSLEEFETHKNQVPRTKLRVLFTDSHQVPSGAILVSPTLDRNIQERIRKVLSEASSVVAEEAGFITNASVPDYRYMISVVDRVRSIFPGDAKAGIALLQQKPVRLFK, encoded by the coding sequence ATGAAAATTTCTCGCCGCTTATTTTTATCTTTGATCTTACTGTCGGCTTGCACAGCGAAATCAGGCTCAAACTCAGACAGCAAATCGCTCTCGATCGGTGTCGTTAGCTACGAAGAAGGGAGCAAAACCCTCGAACAGTACGATCGCTTTAAACGCTATCTCAGCGAAAAGATGCAGGCATTAATTGAGCTAGAACCTGCACTGAATGAAAATAAAGCACTCGATCGCGTTCAAAATCGAGCTTGGTCACTGATTTTCGCACCACCCGGTTTAGCTGCGATCGCAATTTCACAGTATCAGTATGCGCCACTCTTTCCGCTGATCGGTGTGCAAAATCGTCGATCGATGTTAGTTGTTCGAGAAGATAGCCCAATTCAGCAAATTTCTGAGGTTTCTGGAAAGACTTTGGCACTCGGTAATCCTGGTTCAGCAACAGGATTTTACTTCCCGCTATTCAACTTGTATGGATTAACTTTAGCTGAGCTTATATTTTCGGCAACTCCTAAAGCGGTATTAGATGCAGTTGTTCAAGAAAAAGCGGATGTCGGAGCACTTTCACTCGAAGAGTTTGAGACTCATAAAAACCAAGTGCCAAGAACAAAGCTTCGAGTTCTATTTACCGATTCACATCAAGTTCCATCAGGCGCGATTTTGGTCAGTCCAACGCTCGATCGTAATATTCAGGAACGAATTCGTAAAGTTCTTAGCGAAGCTTCCTCGGTTGTGGCTGAAGAAGCTGGATTTATTACAAATGCTTCAGTTCCCGATTATCGATACATGATTTCTGTCGTCGATCGAGTACGATCGATCTTTCCAGGAGATGCTAAAGCAGGAATTGCTTTATTGCAGCAAAAGCCAGTTCGATTGTTTAAGTGA